From one Trueperella pyogenes genomic stretch:
- the panD gene encoding aspartate 1-decarboxylase — MLSGKIHRATVTGADVNYVGSVTVDHDLLEAADILPGEQVDVVDVTNGARLTTYVIPGERGKGEVKLNGAAAHLVSVGHLVIIMCYSQMDTDRARGFTPKVVFVDADNRILDTVTDPGQVPENDFGLYASGIPFDHAH, encoded by the coding sequence ATGCTCTCAGGAAAGATCCACCGCGCCACGGTCACTGGCGCGGATGTCAACTACGTCGGCTCGGTGACGGTCGATCACGACCTGCTGGAAGCCGCGGACATTCTGCCGGGCGAGCAGGTCGACGTCGTGGACGTGACGAACGGCGCCCGCCTGACCACGTACGTTATTCCCGGCGAGCGTGGCAAGGGCGAGGTGAAGCTCAACGGAGCAGCAGCCCATCTTGTCAGCGTCGGTCACCTTGTTATCATCATGTGCTACTCCCAGATGGACACCGACCGGGCGCGGGGCTTTACACCGAAGGTTGTGTTCGTCGACGCCGATAACCGCATTCTCGACACCGTCACCGATCCGGGGCAGGTTCCGGAAAATGACTTCGGCCTTTACGCATCAGGCATCCCATTCGACCACGCACACTAG
- the panC gene encoding pantoate--beta-alanine ligase — MEICRTRSELASALEKTCGTRALVMTMGALHDGHAQLLKAARAAAQTVVASVYVNPLQFGPNEDYAAYPRPEEEDLALLEREGVDVAYLPTDEDMYPREPLVRIDPGPVATILEGATRPGHFAGVLQVVHKVFNLVTPDMTFFGQKDAQQLALVRTMVEDLNMGIDVRAVPIKREASGLAMSSRNTYLSNAERAQARAISAALAHGRELAAAGASAAEVRRSARAKLEDADGVRLDYLHLVNPATFESLTDDAHGAGLLVAAAYVGSTRLIDNMEVVLA, encoded by the coding sequence GTGGAGATTTGTAGGACACGCAGTGAACTTGCGAGCGCCCTGGAGAAAACCTGTGGCACTCGCGCCCTCGTGATGACTATGGGCGCTTTGCACGATGGGCATGCACAGCTGCTGAAAGCGGCGCGCGCAGCAGCGCAAACGGTGGTGGCCTCGGTGTACGTCAATCCGCTGCAGTTTGGCCCCAACGAGGATTATGCCGCCTACCCGCGCCCGGAAGAGGAGGACTTGGCTCTCCTTGAGCGCGAGGGCGTCGACGTGGCCTACTTGCCCACGGATGAGGACATGTACCCGCGCGAACCACTCGTGCGTATCGATCCAGGGCCCGTGGCAACGATCCTGGAAGGTGCCACCCGCCCCGGCCACTTCGCCGGCGTGCTCCAGGTTGTCCACAAGGTCTTCAACCTGGTTACCCCCGATATGACGTTCTTCGGGCAGAAGGACGCCCAGCAACTGGCGCTCGTGCGCACAATGGTCGAGGATCTCAACATGGGCATCGACGTGCGGGCGGTGCCGATCAAACGTGAGGCATCCGGCCTGGCCATGTCCTCACGCAACACCTATCTGTCCAACGCCGAACGCGCCCAGGCCCGCGCCATATCCGCCGCACTTGCCCACGGCCGCGAGCTCGCCGCCGCAGGTGCGAGTGCCGCCGAGGTCCGGCGCAGCGCACGCGCCAAGCTGGAAGACGCCGACGGCGTGCGCCTGGACTACCTGCACCTGGTCAATCCGGCGACGTTCGAATCTCTCACTGACGACGCACACGGTGCAGGCCTGCTCGTCGCGGCCGCCTATGTGGGCTCTACGCGCCTGATTGACAACATGGAGGTGGTCCTCGCGTGA
- a CDS encoding Rossmann-like and DUF2520 domain-containing protein: MENSTGRMGVGIISAGRVGTALGSALRAAGHTVIGAHAPSPDSRERLEVMLPGVPALDVETIVERSELVILALPDAEIEPLVQGLASLELWQPGQIVIHTSPRSGTEILTPAQAAGALTLALHPVMDFSGTSMDVARLAGARVVVSAANAIQPIGLALAAEMGAEGVVVNSADRPIYAAALAHARDGVSLAASQAGRALAEIGVSEPGYLLAPWASAGLEHGLARQRHCPPEPGESAERLEALQTLAAESPQLADVAESHRQLLATLVTRAVANGTIDEAQANELHTIIAAVRR; this comes from the coding sequence ATGGAGAATTCAACGGGACGCATGGGCGTCGGCATCATTTCCGCTGGCCGGGTCGGTACGGCGCTGGGCAGTGCCCTGCGCGCGGCTGGACACACCGTCATCGGGGCACACGCACCATCGCCGGATTCCCGTGAGCGCCTCGAGGTCATGCTCCCCGGCGTTCCGGCGCTTGACGTGGAGACGATCGTGGAGCGCTCCGAGCTCGTCATCCTCGCACTTCCCGACGCCGAGATAGAACCGCTCGTCCAAGGGCTTGCCAGTTTGGAGCTGTGGCAACCTGGTCAGATCGTCATACATACGTCGCCGCGCAGCGGCACCGAGATACTGACACCCGCGCAGGCCGCTGGCGCACTCACCCTCGCGCTTCACCCCGTCATGGATTTTTCGGGCACATCGATGGACGTAGCGCGGCTGGCCGGCGCCCGCGTCGTTGTCTCGGCTGCCAATGCTATCCAGCCGATCGGGTTGGCGTTGGCTGCAGAGATGGGTGCGGAGGGCGTCGTCGTGAACTCGGCAGACCGTCCGATTTATGCGGCCGCGTTGGCACATGCGCGAGACGGCGTCAGCCTCGCGGCGTCCCAGGCTGGTCGGGCGTTGGCCGAAATCGGTGTGAGCGAGCCGGGGTACCTGTTAGCGCCGTGGGCGAGCGCCGGGTTAGAACACGGCTTGGCTCGCCAGCGTCACTGCCCACCGGAGCCTGGCGAAAGCGCCGAGCGCCTCGAGGCGCTCCAAACGCTGGCTGCAGAATCTCCGCAGCTGGCCGACGTCGCCGAAAGTCACCGCCAGCTCCTGGCGACGCTGGTGACGCGGGCTGTGGCAAACGGCACCATCGACGAGGCGCAGGCAAATGAGTTGCATACCATCATCGCCGCTGTACGCCGCTGA
- the dhaK gene encoding dihydroxyacetone kinase subunit DhaK, whose amino-acid sequence MKKLINNPNDVVTDSLVGMAAAHPDLLEVNVSQHIVYRAAKKDGKVAIISGGGSGHEPLHAGFVGEGMLDAACCGEVFTSPVPDQIMEATNKVDSGAGVLHIVKNYTGDVMNFEMAAEMAADMEGTQVKAVIVEDDVAVQDSLYTAGRRGVGGTVFVEKIAGALAEEGADLDAVAAVAQQVADRTRSFGLALTSCTVPAAGKPTFELGEDEIELGIGIHGEPGRERRPLQEAHELAKELVTPILADMDFTGAPVIAMLGGMGGTPLSELYLMYGEVAKLLEHAGVEVARVLVGDYVTSLEMAGCALSLLKADDELLRLWDAPVLTTGLRWGK is encoded by the coding sequence ATGAAAAAACTAATCAATAACCCCAATGACGTGGTCACTGATTCCTTGGTCGGCATGGCCGCAGCCCATCCGGACCTCCTCGAGGTCAACGTTTCTCAGCACATCGTTTACCGCGCAGCCAAGAAGGATGGCAAGGTCGCCATCATTTCCGGCGGCGGTTCGGGCCACGAGCCCCTGCACGCCGGTTTCGTCGGCGAGGGTATGCTCGACGCCGCCTGCTGCGGCGAGGTATTCACCTCCCCGGTCCCGGACCAGATCATGGAGGCCACCAACAAGGTGGACTCCGGTGCCGGAGTCCTGCACATCGTGAAGAACTACACCGGCGACGTCATGAATTTTGAGATGGCCGCCGAGATGGCCGCCGACATGGAGGGAACCCAGGTCAAGGCCGTTATCGTCGAGGACGACGTCGCCGTTCAAGACTCCCTGTACACCGCGGGCCGCCGCGGCGTGGGCGGCACGGTTTTCGTAGAGAAAATCGCCGGCGCGTTGGCCGAGGAAGGAGCCGATCTCGACGCCGTCGCGGCAGTCGCGCAGCAGGTTGCGGATCGCACGCGCAGCTTCGGTCTGGCGCTCACGTCCTGCACGGTTCCCGCCGCAGGCAAGCCCACCTTCGAGCTGGGTGAGGATGAGATCGAGCTCGGCATCGGTATCCACGGCGAGCCGGGCCGCGAGCGCCGTCCCCTCCAGGAAGCGCACGAGCTCGCCAAGGAGCTGGTCACGCCCATTTTGGCGGACATGGACTTCACGGGTGCGCCCGTTATCGCCATGCTCGGCGGCATGGGCGGCACTCCCCTCTCGGAGCTCTACCTCATGTACGGCGAGGTGGCCAAGCTGCTCGAGCACGCCGGCGTGGAGGTCGCCCGCGTGCTCGTGGGTGACTACGTGACCTCCCTGGAGATGGCCGGTTGCGCACTTTCGCTGTTGAAGGCCGACGACGAGCTCCTCCGTCTGTGGGATGCGCCCGTGCTTACCACCGGACTAAGGTGGGGCAAGTGA
- the dhaL gene encoding dihydroxyacetone kinase subunit DhaL, translating into MIADLQPFLSWMAAFKAKIDEHASELTDLDRQIGDADHGSNMARGVQAISEIDPGTVADPGAYLKKAGMALVSKVGGASGPLYGTLLMKMGAALPAGELTRDDFLGALRTGVEGLQARGKAEVGDKTMLDVWFPALDAADAAEGSLTAALKAATEAARAGAEATIPMVARKGRASYLGERSKGVKDPGSASSVLLIEAALEAFGE; encoded by the coding sequence GTGATAGCTGATCTTCAACCTTTCCTTTCCTGGATGGCCGCTTTCAAGGCCAAGATAGACGAGCATGCCAGCGAGCTGACGGATCTCGACCGCCAGATCGGCGACGCCGACCACGGCTCGAACATGGCACGTGGAGTGCAGGCGATCTCGGAGATTGACCCCGGCACAGTCGCTGATCCGGGTGCCTACTTGAAGAAGGCCGGCATGGCTTTGGTCTCGAAAGTAGGTGGGGCGTCTGGGCCGCTGTATGGCACCTTGCTGATGAAGATGGGTGCAGCGCTGCCAGCGGGCGAGCTGACGCGCGACGACTTCCTGGGTGCTCTGCGTACGGGTGTCGAGGGGCTGCAGGCTCGCGGTAAGGCCGAGGTGGGTGACAAGACCATGCTGGATGTCTGGTTTCCCGCGCTCGACGCTGCCGACGCCGCTGAGGGGTCACTGACCGCAGCTCTTAAAGCAGCTACCGAGGCTGCCCGCGCGGGCGCCGAGGCCACCATCCCGATGGTCGCACGCAAGGGACGCGCCTCTTACCTGGGAGAACGTTCGAAAGGCGTGAAGGACCCAGGCTCGGCTTCCTCCGTCCTCCTCATCGAAGCAGCGCTGGAGGCATTTGGTGAGTAA